A window of the Bradyrhizobium diazoefficiens genome harbors these coding sequences:
- the oxlT gene encoding oxalate/formate MFS antiporter, which yields MTDMVQTTTAPAAARVSDTYRWAQLAIGVAAMVMIANYQYGWTFFVPDIQKKFGWDRASIQWAFTLFVLFETWLVPVEGWFVDKYGPRIVVLVGGVLCAIGWAINAEATTLNGYYLGMIIAGIGAGGVYGTCVGNALKWFPDKRGLAAGITAAGFGAGSALTVAPIQAMIKDSGFQTTFLYFGLGQGIIVAILAFFLIAPKAGQVPAAVQNATLAQTRRNYQPTEVLRQPIFWLMYFMFVIVGAGGLMVTANLKPIAVDWKVDAVPVTLIGMTMTAVTFAATIDRVLNGLTRPFFGWISDMIGRENTMFIAFGMEGIGIWMLYLWGQDPIWFVILSGFVFFAWGEIYSLFPSTCTDTFGAKFATTNAGLLYTAKGTAALLVPLANYVQQTSGHWDNVFILAAGANILASLLAIVVLKPWRKVVVAQSSV from the coding sequence ATGACGGACATGGTGCAAACAACAACGGCTCCTGCAGCCGCGCGCGTCAGCGACACATATCGCTGGGCGCAACTGGCGATCGGCGTAGCGGCCATGGTGATGATCGCCAATTACCAATATGGCTGGACGTTCTTCGTCCCCGACATCCAGAAGAAATTCGGCTGGGATCGCGCTTCGATCCAGTGGGCCTTTACTCTGTTTGTTTTGTTCGAGACCTGGCTCGTGCCGGTCGAAGGATGGTTTGTCGATAAATACGGTCCGCGCATCGTCGTGCTCGTCGGCGGCGTGCTCTGCGCGATCGGCTGGGCAATCAACGCGGAGGCCACCACGCTCAACGGCTACTATCTCGGCATGATCATCGCGGGCATCGGCGCGGGCGGCGTCTACGGCACCTGCGTCGGCAATGCGCTGAAATGGTTTCCCGACAAGCGCGGTCTTGCCGCGGGCATCACGGCCGCCGGCTTTGGTGCAGGCTCCGCGCTCACCGTCGCGCCGATCCAGGCCATGATCAAGGACAGTGGCTTCCAGACCACCTTCCTCTATTTCGGCCTCGGACAAGGCATCATTGTCGCCATTCTTGCCTTCTTCCTGATTGCGCCGAAGGCGGGACAAGTGCCTGCTGCGGTTCAGAATGCGACGCTCGCGCAGACGCGGCGCAACTACCAGCCGACCGAAGTTTTGCGTCAGCCGATCTTCTGGTTGATGTACTTCATGTTCGTGATCGTCGGCGCCGGCGGCTTGATGGTGACGGCGAATTTGAAGCCGATCGCGGTCGACTGGAAGGTCGACGCCGTGCCGGTCACGCTGATCGGCATGACCATGACCGCGGTGACGTTCGCGGCAACCATCGACCGCGTGCTCAACGGCCTGACGCGTCCGTTCTTCGGCTGGATCTCCGACATGATCGGCCGCGAGAACACGATGTTCATCGCCTTCGGCATGGAAGGCATCGGCATCTGGATGCTCTATCTCTGGGGCCAGGATCCGATCTGGTTCGTGATCCTGTCGGGTTTCGTGTTCTTTGCCTGGGGCGAGATCTACTCGCTGTTCCCCTCGACCTGCACCGACACGTTCGGCGCGAAGTTCGCGACCACCAATGCCGGCCTGCTCTACACCGCCAAGGGCACCGCCGCATTGCTGGTGCCGCTCGCGAACTACGTGCAGCAGACCTCCGGCCACTGGGACAACGTGTTCATCCTCGCGGCCGGCGCCAACATCCTGGCCTCCCTGCTTGCGATCGTGGTGCTGAAGCCCTGGCGCAAGGTCGTGGTCGCGCAATCGAGCGTCTGA
- a CDS encoding SRPBCC family protein: MPSTVRLHRVLATSPEKVYRAFLEADALAKWLPPNGFTCTVHHFEPKVDGTFKMSFRNFTTGNGHSFGGEYLELVPGERLRYTDRFDDPNLPGEIQVTVTLKKVLVGTEVDITQAGIPDAIPPEACYLGWQESLRNLARLVEPEIKQ, from the coding sequence ATGCCTAGCACCGTACGCCTGCACCGCGTTTTGGCCACCAGCCCGGAGAAAGTCTATCGCGCCTTCCTGGAGGCGGATGCGCTGGCAAAGTGGCTGCCGCCGAACGGCTTCACCTGCACCGTGCACCACTTCGAGCCCAAGGTCGACGGCACGTTCAAGATGTCGTTCCGCAACTTCACGACGGGCAACGGCCATTCGTTCGGCGGCGAATATCTCGAGCTCGTCCCCGGCGAACGTCTCCGATACACCGACAGGTTCGACGATCCCAATCTGCCGGGCGAAATCCAGGTGACGGTGACGCTGAAGAAAGTCCTTGTCGGCACCGAGGTCGATATCACCCAGGCCGGCATTCCCGACGCAATCCCGCCGGAAGCCTGCTATCTCGGCTGGCAGGAATCACTGCGCAACCTCGCGCGGCTCGTGGAGCCGGAGATCAAGCAATAG
- a CDS encoding helix-turn-helix domain-containing protein yields the protein MLVPIVVNLDVMLAKRKRRLGDLADAIGISIQNLSILKTGKARAMRFSTLAAICRELDCQPGDILEYVAGEESDRDAAEGS from the coding sequence ATGCTGGTGCCGATCGTCGTGAACCTCGATGTCATGCTTGCGAAGCGGAAGCGCCGCCTCGGTGACCTCGCCGACGCAATTGGCATTTCCATCCAGAACCTGTCGATCCTGAAGACCGGCAAGGCGAGAGCGATGCGCTTCTCGACCCTGGCCGCGATCTGCCGCGAACTTGACTGCCAGCCCGGAGACATCCTCGAGTATGTCGCGGGCGAGGAGAGCGATCGGGATGCAGCCGAGGGGAGCTGA
- a CDS encoding DUF2975 domain-containing protein: MVVVGTSVREARQRWFRRLDLAFWMIWAAFPVVIWLAYRHNTTASASIAASLSPEQAKCAGIVTNPLDMSPQGQMLFWTLFLFQLSFFAVFTGILHRMVHRFARGRIFVAETLQGMWWMGIILVIWPFIDLITSNAVAYALHEIGDIKFFLPSYNVDIGTIAGGVFLMALKFVIEHAILLQSENELTI, translated from the coding sequence ATGGTTGTGGTGGGGACGTCGGTGCGCGAGGCCCGGCAGCGCTGGTTTCGACGCCTCGATCTTGCGTTCTGGATGATCTGGGCGGCATTCCCGGTGGTGATATGGCTTGCCTATCGCCACAACACGACCGCCTCCGCGTCGATTGCGGCCAGCCTCAGTCCCGAGCAGGCGAAATGCGCGGGCATCGTCACCAACCCGCTCGACATGTCGCCCCAGGGGCAGATGCTGTTCTGGACGTTATTCTTGTTTCAGCTGTCGTTCTTTGCCGTGTTCACCGGCATCCTCCACCGCATGGTGCATCGTTTCGCGCGCGGCCGGATCTTCGTGGCGGAGACGCTTCAGGGCATGTGGTGGATGGGGATCATTCTGGTGATCTGGCCGTTCATTGACCTGATCACCAGCAACGCGGTGGCCTATGCCTTGCACGAGATCGGCGACATCAAGTTCTTCCTGCCGTCCTATAACGTGGACATCGGCACGATCGCAGGCGGCGTGTTTCTGATGGCGCTCAAATTCGTCATCGAGCACGCCATCCTGCTGCAGTCGGAAAACGAACTGACGATCTGA
- a CDS encoding Hsp70 family protein, which translates to MSSASPAVSIGIDFGTSNTVVALAVDDRRVEAIRFDHGGQRHSTFVSALCFWEDRPGAGAQAEGGPWAIEQFLEGRHVYRFLQSFKTFAASSNFNTTQVFRQRFKFEDILAAFLRTLARHGGDKFGFEAANITVGRPVRFAGGNPDDDLAMQRYRAAFERLGAGHARYVYEPVGAAFSFARRLERDATVLVADFGGGTSDFSVMRFSRAGGVLRAEPLGHAGIGIAGDTFDYRIVDHVISPRLGKGSSFRSFDKLLPIPNSHYTNLARWHQLALMKSNGDLRELRELARTALEPALLEDFITIVDFDLGFSLYRAVSDAKVALSAKDEVDFRFRGGGVEIGSTITRKNFDAWIADDIARLGATVDKVLGEAGITAREVEKVFLTGGTSFVPAVRKLFADRFGNERLMSGDQFESIAYGLALIGHSPEPGRWTADGGLKSGAGV; encoded by the coding sequence ATGTCGAGCGCCTCGCCCGCCGTCTCGATCGGCATCGATTTTGGGACCAGCAACACCGTCGTCGCACTTGCGGTGGACGATCGCCGGGTCGAGGCGATCCGCTTCGACCATGGCGGACAACGCCACAGCACCTTCGTCTCGGCCCTGTGCTTCTGGGAAGACCGGCCGGGCGCCGGCGCCCAGGCCGAAGGCGGCCCGTGGGCGATCGAGCAGTTTCTCGAGGGACGCCATGTCTACCGCTTCCTGCAGTCGTTCAAGACCTTCGCGGCAAGCTCGAACTTCAACACCACCCAAGTGTTCCGGCAGCGCTTCAAGTTCGAGGATATTCTGGCGGCGTTCCTGCGGACGCTGGCGCGCCATGGCGGCGACAAGTTCGGCTTCGAGGCGGCCAACATCACGGTCGGCCGGCCCGTGCGCTTTGCCGGCGGCAATCCCGACGACGATCTGGCCATGCAGCGCTATCGCGCGGCGTTCGAGCGCCTCGGCGCCGGCCACGCGCGCTATGTCTATGAGCCCGTGGGCGCGGCGTTCTCCTTCGCCCGCCGGCTGGAGCGTGATGCCACAGTGCTGGTTGCGGATTTCGGCGGCGGCACCAGCGACTTCTCGGTGATGCGCTTCTCACGCGCGGGCGGCGTGTTGCGCGCCGAGCCGCTCGGACATGCCGGCATCGGCATTGCGGGGGATACGTTCGATTATCGCATCGTCGATCACGTCATCTCGCCGCGGCTCGGCAAAGGATCGAGCTTCCGCTCGTTCGACAAGCTGCTGCCGATCCCGAACAGTCACTATACCAACCTCGCGCGCTGGCATCAGCTCGCGCTGATGAAGAGCAACGGCGATCTCCGCGAGCTGCGGGAGCTTGCGCGCACTGCATTGGAGCCGGCGCTGCTCGAGGATTTCATCACCATCGTCGATTTTGATCTCGGCTTCTCGCTGTACCGCGCGGTGTCGGACGCCAAGGTCGCGCTGTCGGCCAAGGACGAGGTCGACTTCCGCTTCAGGGGAGGCGGTGTCGAGATCGGCTCGACCATCACACGGAAAAACTTCGACGCCTGGATTGCCGACGACATCGCCCGGCTAGGCGCCACGGTCGACAAGGTGCTGGGGGAAGCCGGCATCACCGCGCGCGAGGTGGAGAAGGTGTTCTTGACTGGCGGCACCTCATTCGTGCCGGCGGTGCGAAAACTGTTCGCAGACCGGTTCGGCAACGAGCGGCTGATGTCGGGCGACCAGTTCGAGTCGATCGCCTATGGCCTCGCGCTGATCGGACACAGTCCCGAGCCGGGCCGCTGGACCGCGGACGGTGGGCTCAAGTCGGGGGCAGGCGTATAG
- a CDS encoding alpha/beta hydrolase family protein, with product MIDPVKVGFFGFSLGSATGFVLMGVKPDFARIASFCKETTGACAELHNGDTPPAPIQDARIRTAVIVDPAPGVLTRENLAVVKVPFQFWRSQFGGPGVGDGSGTARVAEGLPGKPEIHVVPAGHFAFLAPCSAELAAAIPRICTDTPAGFDRVGFHREFNAAVVKYFHEQLAGGER from the coding sequence GTGATCGATCCCGTCAAGGTCGGCTTCTTTGGTTTCTCGCTCGGAAGTGCAACCGGCTTTGTGCTGATGGGCGTCAAGCCGGACTTCGCGCGGATCGCCAGCTTCTGCAAGGAGACGACCGGGGCGTGCGCAGAGCTGCACAATGGCGATACGCCGCCTGCGCCCATTCAGGATGCGCGCATCCGCACCGCTGTGATCGTCGATCCTGCACCGGGCGTCCTGACGCGGGAGAACCTCGCTGTCGTCAAGGTGCCGTTCCAGTTCTGGCGGTCGCAATTCGGGGGCCCCGGCGTCGGCGACGGCTCAGGGACCGCGCGGGTCGCGGAGGGGCTACCCGGCAAGCCCGAGATTCATGTCGTGCCGGCCGGTCATTTCGCCTTCCTCGCACCTTGCTCGGCCGAGCTCGCGGCCGCCATCCCGCGCATCTGCACCGATACGCCGGCGGGATTCGACAGGGTAGGCTTTCACCGCGAGTTCAACGCGGCGGTGGTGAAGTACTTTCATGAGCAGCTCGCGGGTGGAG
- a CDS encoding DUF3551 domain-containing protein, giving the protein MRMPCWIILAGATILGVVPASAQRYDPRYPVCLQSWHQRGLIVVDCSYTSMDQCRATASGLSAMCLENPYWRGSPGHNTRRQQGGVY; this is encoded by the coding sequence ATGCGCATGCCTTGTTGGATCATCCTGGCGGGCGCGACGATTCTCGGAGTCGTCCCGGCCTCGGCTCAACGCTACGATCCACGTTATCCGGTCTGTCTTCAATCGTGGCACCAGCGGGGCCTCATCGTCGTCGACTGCAGCTACACTTCGATGGATCAGTGCCGGGCGACGGCTTCGGGACTCTCGGCCATGTGCCTGGAGAACCCATATTGGCGGGGATCGCCTGGCCACAATACCCGACGACAGCAAGGCGGCGTCTATTAA
- the oxlT gene encoding oxalate/formate MFS antiporter produces the protein MMSSMDGAVTAAPLRTGFRWLQLAMGIVCMAMIANLQYGWTLFVDPIDHEHHWGRAAIQLAFTIFVVTETWLVPVEAWFVDKYGPRIVIMFGGVMIALSWVLNSYADSLPLLYTAAVIGGMGAGAVYGTCVGNALKWFPDRRGLAAGATAAGFGAGAALTVVPIAAMIVASGYQHAFLTFGIGQGVIVFVLAFFIQPPRISIPPKKKQLNLPQTKIDFTPPQVLRAPIFWVMYLVFVMVASGGLMTAAQIAPIAHDFKIADTPVTLAGFQMAALTFAISLDRIFDGFGRPFFGFVSDTIGRENTMFIAFGTAALMLLTLSAYGHVPLVFVLATAVYFGVFGEIYSLFPATCGDTFGSKFATTNNGMLYTAKGTASLLVPLASVISTAYGWKAVFVVAVALNATAALMALFVIKPLRRSFILGKEAESIDTAATTTKTEAA, from the coding sequence ATGATGTCCAGCATGGACGGCGCGGTGACCGCTGCGCCCCTACGAACCGGTTTCCGTTGGCTCCAGCTCGCCATGGGCATCGTCTGCATGGCGATGATCGCGAACCTGCAATATGGCTGGACGCTGTTCGTCGATCCGATCGATCACGAACACCATTGGGGTCGCGCCGCGATCCAGCTCGCCTTCACCATCTTCGTCGTCACCGAGACTTGGCTGGTTCCGGTCGAGGCGTGGTTCGTCGACAAATACGGCCCGCGCATCGTCATCATGTTCGGCGGCGTGATGATCGCGCTGTCCTGGGTGCTCAACTCCTACGCAGATTCGCTTCCCCTGCTCTATACCGCAGCCGTCATCGGCGGCATGGGCGCGGGCGCGGTGTACGGCACCTGCGTCGGCAACGCGCTGAAATGGTTTCCCGATCGCCGCGGCCTCGCCGCGGGTGCAACGGCCGCCGGCTTCGGCGCGGGCGCCGCGCTCACCGTAGTGCCGATCGCGGCCATGATCGTCGCGAGCGGCTATCAGCACGCGTTCCTCACCTTCGGCATCGGCCAGGGCGTGATCGTGTTCGTGCTCGCTTTCTTCATCCAGCCGCCGCGGATCTCGATCCCGCCGAAGAAGAAGCAGCTCAATTTGCCGCAGACCAAGATCGACTTCACGCCGCCGCAGGTGCTGCGCGCCCCTATTTTCTGGGTGATGTACCTCGTCTTCGTGATGGTCGCCTCCGGCGGCCTGATGACCGCGGCGCAGATCGCGCCGATCGCGCACGACTTCAAGATCGCCGACACGCCGGTCACGCTCGCCGGCTTCCAGATGGCGGCACTGACGTTCGCCATTTCGCTCGACCGCATCTTCGATGGTTTTGGCCGCCCGTTCTTCGGCTTCGTCTCCGACACGATCGGCCGCGAGAACACCATGTTCATCGCGTTCGGCACCGCCGCGCTGATGCTGCTCACGCTGTCGGCCTATGGCCATGTTCCGCTCGTGTTCGTGCTGGCCACCGCGGTTTATTTCGGTGTGTTCGGCGAGATCTACTCGCTGTTCCCCGCGACCTGCGGCGACACCTTCGGCTCGAAGTTCGCGACCACCAACAACGGCATGCTCTACACAGCGAAGGGCACCGCCTCCCTGCTCGTCCCGCTCGCAAGCGTGATCTCGACCGCCTATGGCTGGAAGGCCGTGTTCGTGGTGGCAGTGGCGCTGAACGCGACGGCCGCGCTGATGGCGCTGTTCGTGATCAAGCCGCTGCGCCGCTCCTTCATCCTGGGCAAGGAAGCCGAGAGCATCGACACCGCGGCCACCACCACCAAGACCGAAGCAGCGTAG
- a CDS encoding DUF2147 domain-containing protein — translation MRSTLVRHVLAALLSISPLGDAKAATASEPAGVWLTQSGDAKIKVSRCGNALCGRVVWLKDPLDKKTGKPQLDDHNSDPALRGRKIVGISLFINMQTAGANKWSGRIYNADDGKTYASTVTLLPSGNLNVQGCMGTLCAGEDWTR, via the coding sequence ATGCGTTCCACCCTCGTCCGGCACGTGCTCGCAGCCCTGTTGTCCATCTCGCCGCTTGGAGATGCCAAAGCCGCAACGGCCAGCGAGCCCGCCGGCGTCTGGCTGACACAGTCTGGCGATGCGAAGATCAAGGTGAGCCGTTGCGGCAATGCACTGTGCGGCCGGGTCGTCTGGCTGAAAGATCCGCTGGATAAGAAGACGGGAAAGCCGCAGCTCGACGATCACAATTCCGATCCGGCGCTGCGCGGCCGAAAGATCGTCGGCATCTCCCTCTTCATCAACATGCAGACGGCCGGCGCCAATAAATGGTCGGGCCGGATCTACAATGCCGACGACGGCAAGACCTACGCGAGCACGGTGACCTTGCTGCCGTCAGGCAATCTCAACGTCCAGGGTTGCATGGGAACGTTGTGTGCAGGTGAAGACTGGACGCGATGA